The following coding sequences are from one Acidobacteriota bacterium window:
- a CDS encoding S46 family peptidase yields the protein MWMPQQIPQLAPRLKEMGFQGDPQAFADLTGQPMGAIVSLGGCSASFVSPDGLIVTNNHCVQGALQYNSKPDRNLMVDGYLAKTRADELWNGPGSRVFVTVSVRDVTDEITGKLDPKLTDRKRFDAIEQRVKAKTAECEKAGLRCSVAPFFEGLKWFELGQMEIQDVRLVYAPAAGIGNFGGETDNWQWPRHTGDWSFYRAYVSKDGKAVPFSKDNVPYRPKHWLKVSPAGANPGDLVFVAGYPGRTARLNPYEDVRETVEWTLPRSIRRSTDRIAILEKLGKDDKETALRVAQAIRGLNNGLTKNKGVLQGMVKGGLLSDKERMEKDFVKWIDADPARKAKYGDVIPAMSALTAERARTRERNALLMEMSGVMGSGLGSAQTLYRYSIEKAKKDADRDPAFQERNWSRLRESQERAQRTLSPKADRALLAYALADVAKLAADQRIDVLDKEIGLKPGMAEADAGKAIDAWLDRTIAGTKIYDKDFRMSLFDKSTSDLVATKDSMLTLAAGLYPLQETNREKNKEREGAMYRLGPRYAEALLAKNGGLVSPDANSTLRVTYGKVLGVPARDGLLYAPQTTLAGVAEKATGKGEFNAPKAELDAIKALRAGKTSPYVDPKLNDVPVNFLSTVDTTGGNSGSATLNAKGELCGLLFDGTFDTVASDYLFDTARTRSIHVDSRYMLWTMTEVDGAANLLKEIGEAPSLDVKAAP from the coding sequence ATGTGGATGCCCCAGCAGATCCCGCAGCTCGCCCCGCGTCTCAAGGAGATGGGCTTCCAGGGCGACCCGCAGGCCTTCGCAGACCTGACGGGCCAGCCGATGGGCGCCATCGTCTCGCTCGGCGGCTGTAGCGCCTCGTTCGTTTCGCCCGACGGCCTCATCGTCACGAACAACCACTGCGTGCAGGGCGCGCTCCAGTACAACTCGAAGCCCGACCGCAACCTCATGGTCGACGGCTACCTCGCGAAGACCCGCGCGGACGAGCTCTGGAACGGCCCGGGCTCGCGCGTCTTCGTGACCGTCTCCGTCAGGGACGTCACGGACGAGATCACCGGCAAGCTCGACCCGAAGCTCACGGACCGCAAACGCTTCGACGCCATCGAACAGCGCGTCAAGGCGAAGACGGCCGAGTGCGAGAAGGCCGGCCTGCGGTGCAGCGTCGCGCCGTTCTTCGAAGGGCTCAAGTGGTTCGAGCTCGGTCAGATGGAGATCCAGGACGTCCGGCTCGTCTACGCGCCGGCGGCGGGCATCGGGAACTTCGGCGGCGAGACGGACAACTGGCAGTGGCCGCGCCACACAGGCGACTGGTCCTTCTATCGCGCGTACGTCTCGAAGGACGGGAAGGCCGTGCCGTTCTCGAAGGACAACGTTCCGTACAGGCCGAAGCACTGGCTCAAGGTCTCGCCCGCGGGCGCGAACCCGGGCGACCTCGTGTTCGTCGCCGGCTACCCGGGCAGGACGGCCCGTCTCAATCCGTACGAGGACGTCCGGGAGACGGTCGAGTGGACCCTCCCGCGCTCGATCAGACGCTCCACCGACCGCATCGCGATCCTCGAGAAGCTCGGCAAGGACGACAAGGAGACGGCGCTGCGCGTCGCGCAGGCGATCCGCGGCCTCAACAACGGCCTCACGAAGAACAAGGGCGTCCTGCAGGGGATGGTCAAGGGCGGGCTCCTCTCGGACAAGGAGAGGATGGAGAAGGACTTCGTGAAGTGGATCGACGCCGACCCCGCCCGCAAGGCGAAGTACGGCGACGTGATCCCCGCGATGAGCGCGCTCACCGCCGAGCGCGCGAGGACACGCGAGAGGAACGCGCTCCTCATGGAAATGTCGGGCGTCATGGGATCGGGGCTCGGCTCGGCGCAGACGCTCTACCGGTACTCGATCGAAAAGGCGAAGAAGGACGCCGACCGCGATCCGGCTTTCCAGGAGCGCAACTGGAGCCGCCTGCGCGAGTCGCAGGAGCGTGCGCAGCGCACGCTCTCCCCGAAAGCCGACCGCGCACTCCTGGCGTACGCGCTCGCCGACGTCGCGAAGCTCGCGGCCGACCAGCGGATCGACGTCCTCGACAAGGAGATCGGCCTGAAGCCGGGAATGGCGGAGGCCGACGCCGGCAAGGCGATCGACGCGTGGCTGGACCGCACGATCGCGGGCACGAAGATCTACGACAAGGACTTCCGGATGTCGCTCTTCGACAAGTCCACCTCGGATCTCGTCGCGACGAAGGATTCGATGTTGACGCTCGCCGCCGGGCTCTACCCGCTGCAGGAGACGAACCGCGAGAAGAACAAGGAGCGCGAGGGCGCGATGTACCGGCTCGGGCCGCGGTACGCCGAGGCCCTTCTCGCGAAGAACGGCGGCCTCGTGTCGCCGGACGCGAACTCCACGCTCCGCGTCACGTACGGCAAGGTCCTCGGCGTGCCGGCGCGCGACGGACTCCTCTACGCGCCGCAGACGACGCTCGCGGGCGTCGCCGAGAAGGCGACCGGCAAGGGTGAGTTCAACGCCCCGAAGGCCGAGCTCGACGCGATCAAGGCGCTGCGCGCCGGCAAGACGAGCCCTTACGTCGACCCGAAGCTGAACGACGTGCCGGTGAACTTCCTCTCGACCGTCGACACGACGGGCGGCAACTCGGGCTCGGCCACGCTCAATGCGAAGGGCGAGCTCTGCGGCCTCCTGTTCGACGGAACGTTCGACACGGTGGCGTCGGACTACCTCTTCGACACCGCGCGCACGCGCTCCATCCACGTCGACAGCCGCTACATGCTCTGGACCATGACCGAGGTGGACGGCGCGGCAAACCTCCTCAAGGAGATCGGCGAGGCTCCGAGCCTCGACGTGAAAGCTGCTCCCTAG